Genomic window (Caldinitratiruptor microaerophilus):
ACACCCGAGAGCAGATCGCCCGCTTCGAGGACGCCCTGGCTGCACTCGGCAACGCCGGCGTGCGCCCGCGCCTTCGCCACGCCGCCAACAGCGCGGCGATCCTCGCCCACCCCCGGGCCCACTACGACCTGGTGCGGGCGGGGATCGCCCTGTATGGCCTCGCCCCGGACGCGGCCCGCTCCTGGCCCGCCGACCTGCGGCCGGCGATGCGGCTGGTGAGCCGGATCGTCCACCTGAAGACGATGGCCCCCGGCGAGCACGTCTCCTACGGGGCCACCTGGACGGCCCGGGGGGGCGAGCGCGTGGCCACCGTGCCCGTCGGCTACGCCGACGGGTACCGGCGCCTGTTCAGCAACCGGGGCGCGATGCTGGTGGCCGGACAGCCGTGCCCCGTCGTGGGCCGGGTCTGCATGGATCAGACGATGATCCGGATCCCGCCCGGTGTCCCCGCCGAGGTCGGCGACGAGGTCGTCCTCATGGGCCCCGGCCTCACTGCCGACGACTGGGCGGAGCTTCTCGGGACGATCAACTACGAGGTCGTGTGCCTGATCGGCCGCCGCGTGCCCCGGGTGTACCTGCGGGGGAGCGAGGTGGTGGAGGTGGGGCCGCCATCCGTAGCGCTTCCACCCGCCAAGTGACGTCACTCAGCGAAGATCTCCGCCACGGAGAAGTCCGGCTCGCCCAGCACGGCGGAGCGCGGACGCTCGTCGCCCCGGTACGTCGTGCCCGACCCTTCCTCCTGCAGGGCCACCACCTCGAGGGTCTCGGCCCACGGGTCCACCACCCACGCCTCGCGCACGCGGGCTTCGGCGTAGATGCGCAGCTTCACGACCCGATCCCGCCGGTCCGTACCAGGGGAGAGCACCTCCACCACCAGGTCCGGCGCGCCCTGGACGTTCTTCGGCGTGACCACGCTCCGGCGGTCCGCCGAAACGAAGAGGATGTCCGGTTGCACGACGTCCTGGTCCGACAGGACCACGTCGAAGGGGGCGAGGTAGACCGTGCCGAGCCGGCGTGCACCCACCCAGCGGCGGAGGAGAACGTAGAGGTTGCCGATGGCGCGCTGGTGGCGTTCCGTCGGCGACGGTTCCCGAACCAGCCAGCCCCGCATCAGCTGGAAACGCGGCCCGTCCTCCGGCAGCTCCATGTAGTCGGCCACCCTGTACGGCCCTCGGGCGCCGCGCAGCAGTTCCGCTTCCACGCCGGCGCCCGGGATGTCGGCCCGCGTTTCGGTCATGCCGCCTGCGCTCCTCTGCCCCGGTTTCTCTCAAATCATTTCGCGTATTCTGCAGCATGTCAAGAAGTGGACACGAAAATGCGCCCCCGGTCTCGTGCGGGGGCGCCGCGGTTACCTGTCCGGCTTCTCTTTCTCTTGCAGCCACCGCCGGAGCCGGTCCGTGAACCGCCTCGGGAAGAACCGGGCCGTCCACGCCAGCCCCTGCCGGACCACCTCGAGCACGTCCTCGCTGCCCGGCCAGTGCCTCTGCACCACCTCCGGCGGGCTCATCCCCACGAGCGCCTCGAGGGCGAAGACCGCCAGGGCCACGTCGTCCAGGACGCCCAGTCCGGGGATGAAGTCCGGCAGGATGTCGGCCGGCAGCGCCAGGTACCCGAGCGCCGCGCCCGCCACCACCTTGGCCCGGGTCGAGACCGCCGGGTCCCGGACCAGCCGGGCGAGGAGCACCACGAAGTCCGGCAGGAGCAGCACCCAGGGAACCGCCGGCTGGAGCCACTCCGGCAGGCTGCGATCCAGGAAGCTGGCCACCCGGTCCCGAATGCGGCGGTAGGTGACCTCGTGGTCGCCCTCCACCGGCCGCTCCGGTGGCATCTGGGCGACGGCCCCCGACTCGTCCGGCGCTTCCGGCCCGGCGCCGGTCTCCGGCCGTGGGACCTGGAGATCCTCTCCGGCCGCCGCGGCCAGGTCCTCTTCCCCGGGCGCGGGGGGCGGCGCCGTCGCGGCGGCCGCCGGCTGGCTCACAGGCCCCTCCCGGATCTGCACGTCCTCCAGCCGGAGCCACAGGCGCCCGTCGCGGATGTCCGCGGCGCTCAGCCGGCACGCGGTGGCCAGCGGACCGGCGAGCGTGGCGGCGGCGATGTGGAGTTGCCCGTCGGTCAGCTTCACCCCGGGAGCGTCCAGGCGCTGTGACAGCAGGTCGAGGGCCCGGGTGCGCCAGGCGGCCGGCAGAAGACCCATCGCCCCGATGTCGAGCCCCAGCACGAGCTCGCCGGGGTCCACCCGGCGGATGTGGGCCTGCACCTCGATCGGGACCGGCAGTGCGGCCGGCCGCAGCCGGACCCGCAGGCGCGCGTCCTCGACGGCGACCGCTTCGATCGTGACCCGGGCCCCCGGCCCCACCAGGCTCTGCAGCAGCTGGCGGATGTCCGCGGGCGCCAGCCGTACTTCCAGTTCGGATACTCTCATCGCGATGCCCGGAGCGCGCCTCCGGACGTCCCCTCCCCTGAACCGACCGTCTCGAAGCTTAGACTGTCCACATGCCCGGTCTCGTTCGCAGTCGTGCTCCGGTTCCAGCCCCCGGGTCTGGCGATGACCCCGCGGACGGCCCGTGGATACAATGACGCAGGAGGCCGGATTGTCGTGACACGCCCGCCCCTTACGATCCGTCGCGGCGACGTGTTCTATGCCGATCTCAGCCCGGTGATCGGCTCGGAGCAGGGAGGGGTCCGGCCGGTGCTGGTGCTGCAGAACGACATCGGAAACCGGTACAGCCCGACCGTGATCGTGTCAGCCATCACCTCCCAGATCGAGAAGGCCAAGTTACCCATCCACGTGGAGCTGGACGGCGAGGCGTATGGCCTGGAGCGGGACTCCGTGATCCTGCTCGAGCAGATCCGCACCATCGACAAGCGGCGCCTGCGGGAACGGGTGACCCACCTCGGCGAGGATGTCATGGCCAGGGTGAACGAGGCGCTCATGATCAGCCTCGGCCTCAAGGAGATCTGAGCGGTGTCCGGGCCGACAGCGCGGGGAGGGCAAGGTGGCCGGTCACCTTGCCCTCCTCTCCGTTCAGCGGCGGAGCATGCGCACTCCCGGCGGCGGCACGTACTGCAGCGGTTCGTCGAAGATGACGTAGTCGACGTTCACCATGAGCAGGAGGTAGCGCTTGCCCGTCTCGGGATCGCTGAGGATGATGTGATCCCGCCCGGCCGCCTCCACGCGCCCCCGGAAGACGCGCGCCGGCCATTCCGGGTTGTTTTCGAAGGTCATGTACACCGATGCCATCTTGCCGAGGTTCATCCGGAGGATGTTTTCCACGTACGACTCCTCGAGCGGGAGCATGGGTGCCGGTGGGAACTCCTCGCCCTGCATCGGGGGCAGGGCAGGGCCGGTGTAGGGCATGGGGCCCAGCGGCGGACACCAGTCGGCAGGGAAGGGATACACGGCATCCACCCCTCACCAGGTTCGGTACACCCCGGGGCAGTCTTCGGCCGAGGGTGCGAAGAAGCAGTGGGACTTGAACCGCCCGGTGTGGCGCTGGCCGTACCAGGCGGGTGGGCACTCGGCCGGGGGCCGGTGGAACCAGAGGGCGAACGTGGCCGGGTGGTATCGCTCCCCGGCGACCACCTTCCGGGCCAGCCGGATCTCCCTCCCGCGGGCCCGCTGGTAGAAGTAGCCCTTGCGGACAGCCTCGAACCCCCCGGGGGTCTGGAACACCATCTGCGGGATCGTCCGGATGCCCCGGAAGTCCAGGCAGTTCCCCCGGATCCGGTTGACCCCCACATTTCCCACCATGAGCATCCCGAGGTCGCCCTCGCCCTCCGCCTCGGCCCGGATCAGCCGGGCGAGCAGCTGGAGGTCGCGACGGGTCGCCTTCACGACGGCCATGCGTGTCTCCTCTCCCGTCGTGTGGCGTGCACTCGCAGTGTATGACGCCCTCCCGGGGGGGTGACAATCGGGCCGGTGGGGAGCGGCAGCGCCTGTCAGCTCGCCCGGCGGTTCCGGAGAAGCCCGTCGACGAACGGAACGCCGGAGAAGACGACGGGGCTGCGGTCTTCGAGGGGCGCCACCCGGCCCTGGGCGGCCAGGAGGTCGAGGTAGCCGGCGGTGTTCGCCAGTGCGAAGATGAGATTCTCTTCCCCGACCTGCGGGAACAGGGCCGAGCACAGTTCCCATGCCGTGCGGGGTTCCAGCTCCAGTAACCGGCAAACCTCGTTGGCCTTGGCGTGCACCTGGGCGATGCGGGTCGCGACGAGTTCCCGCGTGACGGAGAAGGGCTCGCCGTGTCCCGGGAGGACGTGGCGGATGTCCAGCGCTGCAAGCCGCGCCAGGTGAGCCAGGTACAGGATCTGGGGCGCAGGCCGCGTGCGGCCGTCGACCGACGGCTCCGGCAGCGGGCTCGAGGGGATGCCGGGCAGGAGGTGGTCGCCGCTCAGGAGGGTCCCGTCCTCCTCCCGGAACAGGCAGATGTGCCCGGAGGAATGGCCCGGCGTGTGAAGCACCCGCCACACGCTGTCCCCGGCGACGAGCAGGTCTCCGGCCTCCAGCCAGGTGAAGACCTCCACCGGTTCGGTCAGGGCAGACCAGCGGGTGTAGCTGTGGATGATCCGGCCCAGGGTCGGCGTGGGCACGCCGTGCCGGCGACCCCACGCCTCCAGGTGACGGACCGTCCGGCGGATGGCGGCACCCGGGGCGGCCAGAGTGGGTCCGGCCTCCGGATGGGCCAGCACGGGTGCGCCCGACATGCGGGCGACCTCCGCGGCCAGCCCCGCGTGGTCGACGTGGGGGTGGGTGAGCACGACCTGGCGGATGGCAGAAGGATCGATCCCCGCCTCACCGAGGCCCTCCCAGAGAGCGGTGGCCGCCTCCACGGTCCACGGGCCGCAATCCACCAGAGTGGGGACCGCGCCCTCGATCAGGTAGACGTTGACATTCCCCACCGGCAGGGTCGTGGGGATCACGAGTCGGCGGATCCCGGCTGGTAGTGTCACGGGCGGGCCTCCCTTCGCTCGCGCCGTCCGCCTGGAGGGCAGCGGCGCTTTGCCCGATTCTAGGCCCTACGCCCTGACACGGGCAACAGATTGTCAGAAAGGATGTCATTCCTCTTTCTTCGGGTCGCTATTCTCACGCGGGGATCCTGACAACCTGACAGGAGGCGCTGCCGTGCATGCGATCCGGTTGAGCGTGCCCGCGTCCGCCGGCGGCAGGAACCAGCCGCCCTCCGCAGAACAAGGGGCCGGGTAAGTCGCTTCCGTTCACCCGGCGACCGATCATCCGGAAAGGGGGGAGGGCCGCCCCGGCCGCGGCCGGGTGCGGCAGAACAAT
Coding sequences:
- the alr gene encoding alanine racemase; this encodes MTRAPGLETLRPTRALIDLDAIAHNVRELRRHLRPGTALMAVVKADGYGHGAVPVAREALAAGAEWLGVATVEEGIQLRQAGLTAPVLVLGPVLPEQAGQVVDHDLRVAVYDPRLARALDAVARGSGRPARVHVKVETGMGRIGVRPEDVEPFARLVAGLPGVEVEGVFTHFAAADDPDPAYTREQIARFEDALAALGNAGVRPRLRHAANSAAILAHPRAHYDLVRAGIALYGLAPDAARSWPADLRPAMRLVSRIVHLKTMAPGEHVSYGATWTARGGERVATVPVGYADGYRRLFSNRGAMLVAGQPCPVVGRVCMDQTMIRIPPGVPAEVGDEVVLMGPGLTADDWAELLGTINYEVVCLIGRRVPRVYLRGSEVVEVGPPSVALPPAK
- a CDS encoding Uma2 family endonuclease; this encodes MTETRADIPGAGVEAELLRGARGPYRVADYMELPEDGPRFQLMRGWLVREPSPTERHQRAIGNLYVLLRRWVGARRLGTVYLAPFDVVLSDQDVVQPDILFVSADRRSVVTPKNVQGAPDLVVEVLSPGTDRRDRVVKLRIYAEARVREAWVVDPWAETLEVVALQEEGSGTTYRGDERPRSAVLGEPDFSVAEIFAE
- a CDS encoding YkvA family protein — protein: MRVSELEVRLAPADIRQLLQSLVGPGARVTIEAVAVEDARLRVRLRPAALPVPIEVQAHIRRVDPGELVLGLDIGAMGLLPAAWRTRALDLLSQRLDAPGVKLTDGQLHIAAATLAGPLATACRLSAADIRDGRLWLRLEDVQIREGPVSQPAAAATAPPPAPGEEDLAAAAGEDLQVPRPETGAGPEAPDESGAVAQMPPERPVEGDHEVTYRRIRDRVASFLDRSLPEWLQPAVPWVLLLPDFVVLLARLVRDPAVSTRAKVVAGAALGYLALPADILPDFIPGLGVLDDVALAVFALEALVGMSPPEVVQRHWPGSEDVLEVVRQGLAWTARFFPRRFTDRLRRWLQEKEKPDR
- a CDS encoding type II toxin-antitoxin system PemK/MazF family toxin gives rise to the protein MTRPPLTIRRGDVFYADLSPVIGSEQGGVRPVLVLQNDIGNRYSPTVIVSAITSQIEKAKLPIHVELDGEAYGLERDSVILLEQIRTIDKRRLRERVTHLGEDVMARVNEALMISLGLKEI
- the gerQ gene encoding spore coat protein GerQ; translated protein: MYPFPADWCPPLGPMPYTGPALPPMQGEEFPPAPMLPLEESYVENILRMNLGKMASVYMTFENNPEWPARVFRGRVEAAGRDHIILSDPETGKRYLLLMVNVDYVIFDEPLQYVPPPGVRMLRR
- a CDS encoding cell wall hydrolase; translated protein: MAVVKATRRDLQLLARLIRAEAEGEGDLGMLMVGNVGVNRIRGNCLDFRGIRTIPQMVFQTPGGFEAVRKGYFYQRARGREIRLARKVVAGERYHPATFALWFHRPPAECPPAWYGQRHTGRFKSHCFFAPSAEDCPGVYRTW
- a CDS encoding MBL fold metallo-hydrolase, producing MTLPAGIRRLVIPTTLPVGNVNVYLIEGAVPTLVDCGPWTVEAATALWEGLGEAGIDPSAIRQVVLTHPHVDHAGLAAEVARMSGAPVLAHPEAGPTLAAPGAAIRRTVRHLEAWGRRHGVPTPTLGRIIHSYTRWSALTEPVEVFTWLEAGDLLVAGDSVWRVLHTPGHSSGHICLFREEDGTLLSGDHLLPGIPSSPLPEPSVDGRTRPAPQILYLAHLARLAALDIRHVLPGHGEPFSVTRELVATRIAQVHAKANEVCRLLELEPRTAWELCSALFPQVGEENLIFALANTAGYLDLLAAQGRVAPLEDRSPVVFSGVPFVDGLLRNRRAS